In Periplaneta americana isolate PAMFEO1 chromosome 4, P.americana_PAMFEO1_priV1, whole genome shotgun sequence, one DNA window encodes the following:
- the LOC138697798 gene encoding uncharacterized protein isoform X1 → MLSGMQGGGSAGCVLLICIMCLQAAVLPPPWADPVRNPCAVQPGGWQLLFWPLDGQCYRIFQQGPPCPDTMELGPGVKGAAECRCPPGTAQSPRDALCHTLFKRGPCPRGQYFAPVPDKPGKSSNSGDSVRRRWGTCREPEQCLELDHAFWARDESCYPQHERGPCPKGELLTATGSGGIGECRCKSTGALGKYYWAAGDSCHEHFTKGPCLEKGTLFLPNGQCGCTKDLPHYDATTGQCYEIGGIGPCPAGHQFTLPPNKTEHSNATKATCQCKEGHALWAETGACYRLYTRGPCPAGQFLLNSTSCVPIPCRQGRLYFPEESTCYKIGTRGPCPPGQIVLFENAVRPSVDGVSYRGMCGCSGPIEDSKQNLCHKTYEESEVLEKQCDSKAGMVKWNETCYPLYTKGPCSTGQWLVPLREGKQWYEQVPRKKQLRATCECRPGYKPTKTIVRGDIKTGSAIYIEQCQSPSVMIARFLNQNYYPQH, encoded by the exons ATGCTTTCG GGCATGCAGGGTGGTGGGAGTGCAGGTTGCGTGTTGCTCATCTGTATTATGTGCCTGCAAGCAGCAGTGCTTCCACCACCATGGGCGGATCCTGTTCGCAACCCATGTGCAGTCCAGCCTGGTGGATGGCAGTTGCTCTTCTGGCCACTAGATGGCCAGTGCTACAGGATATTTCAGCAAGGACCGCCCTGTCCGGATACGATGGAACTAGGACCAGGAGTGAAAGGGGCTGCAGAATGTCGCTGCCCCCCTGGCACAGCCCAGTCCCCTCGTGATGCCTTGTGTCACACACTTTTCAAGCGTGGACCATGCCCCAGAGGACAGTACTTTGCTCCTGTGCCTGACAAGCCTGGAAAATCCAGTAACAG TGGTGATAGTGTTCGGAGGAGATGGGGAACCTGTCGTGAGCCTGAACAATGCCTGGAACTTGACCACGCATTCTGGGCCCGAGACGAAAGCTGCTATCCACAACATGAGAGAGGACCTTGTCCAAAAGGGGAGCTGCTCACAGCCACAGGAAGTGGAGGAATTGGAGAATGCAGATGCAAATCTACAGGAGCACTGGGAAAATATTACTGGGCTGCAGGTGACAGCTGCCACGAGCATTTCACGAAAGGGCCATGTCTAGAAAAAGGAACATTATTCTTGCCAAATGGCCAGTGTGGTTGCACTAAAGATCTTCCACATTATGATGCAACCACAGGGCAATGTTATGAAATAG gTGGTATAGGACCTTGTCCAGCTGGTCATCAGTTTACTCTACCTCCAAATAAAACAGAGCATTCAAATGCCACAAAAGCTACCTGTCAGTGCAAGGAAGGTCATGCCTTGTGGGCTGAGACTGGAGCATGTTACCGTTTATACACCCGGGGACCTTGCCCTGCAGGACAATTCCTACTCAACTCGACTAGTTGTGTGCCAATACCTTGCCGACAGGGACGACTGTATTTCCCTGAAGAGTCAACATGTTACAAAATTGGGACCAGAGGACCTTGCCCTCCTGGTcaaattgtattatttgaaaatgctGTACGGCCATCTGTAGATGGAGTCTCATACAGAGGAATGTGTGGGTGCTCAGGGCCGATTGAAGACTCAAAACAGAATCTGTGCCATAAGACATATGAAGAAAGTGAAGTTCTGGAGAAGCAGTGTGATTCAAAAGCAGGTATGGTGAAGTGGAATGAAACTTGTTACCCTCTCTATACAAAGGGACCATGTTCAACAGGTCAGTGGTTAGTGCCATTACGAGAAGGTAAACAGTGGTATGAACAAGTTCCACGGAAAAAGCAACTGAGGGCAACGTGTGAGTGTAGACCTGGATATAAGCCCACTAAGACAATAGTGAGAGGAGATATAAAAACAGGAAGTGCTATTTATATCGAACAGTGTCAGTCACCTTCTGTCATGATTGCTCGCTTTCTTAACCAGAATTATTATCCTCAGCACTGA
- the LOC138697798 gene encoding uncharacterized protein isoform X2 yields the protein MQGGGSAGCVLLICIMCLQAAVLPPPWADPVRNPCAVQPGGWQLLFWPLDGQCYRIFQQGPPCPDTMELGPGVKGAAECRCPPGTAQSPRDALCHTLFKRGPCPRGQYFAPVPDKPGKSSNSGDSVRRRWGTCREPEQCLELDHAFWARDESCYPQHERGPCPKGELLTATGSGGIGECRCKSTGALGKYYWAAGDSCHEHFTKGPCLEKGTLFLPNGQCGCTKDLPHYDATTGQCYEIGGIGPCPAGHQFTLPPNKTEHSNATKATCQCKEGHALWAETGACYRLYTRGPCPAGQFLLNSTSCVPIPCRQGRLYFPEESTCYKIGTRGPCPPGQIVLFENAVRPSVDGVSYRGMCGCSGPIEDSKQNLCHKTYEESEVLEKQCDSKAGMVKWNETCYPLYTKGPCSTGQWLVPLREGKQWYEQVPRKKQLRATCECRPGYKPTKTIVRGDIKTGSAIYIEQCQSPSVMIARFLNQNYYPQH from the exons ATGCAGGGTGGTGGGAGTGCAGGTTGCGTGTTGCTCATCTGTATTATGTGCCTGCAAGCAGCAGTGCTTCCACCACCATGGGCGGATCCTGTTCGCAACCCATGTGCAGTCCAGCCTGGTGGATGGCAGTTGCTCTTCTGGCCACTAGATGGCCAGTGCTACAGGATATTTCAGCAAGGACCGCCCTGTCCGGATACGATGGAACTAGGACCAGGAGTGAAAGGGGCTGCAGAATGTCGCTGCCCCCCTGGCACAGCCCAGTCCCCTCGTGATGCCTTGTGTCACACACTTTTCAAGCGTGGACCATGCCCCAGAGGACAGTACTTTGCTCCTGTGCCTGACAAGCCTGGAAAATCCAGTAACAG TGGTGATAGTGTTCGGAGGAGATGGGGAACCTGTCGTGAGCCTGAACAATGCCTGGAACTTGACCACGCATTCTGGGCCCGAGACGAAAGCTGCTATCCACAACATGAGAGAGGACCTTGTCCAAAAGGGGAGCTGCTCACAGCCACAGGAAGTGGAGGAATTGGAGAATGCAGATGCAAATCTACAGGAGCACTGGGAAAATATTACTGGGCTGCAGGTGACAGCTGCCACGAGCATTTCACGAAAGGGCCATGTCTAGAAAAAGGAACATTATTCTTGCCAAATGGCCAGTGTGGTTGCACTAAAGATCTTCCACATTATGATGCAACCACAGGGCAATGTTATGAAATAG gTGGTATAGGACCTTGTCCAGCTGGTCATCAGTTTACTCTACCTCCAAATAAAACAGAGCATTCAAATGCCACAAAAGCTACCTGTCAGTGCAAGGAAGGTCATGCCTTGTGGGCTGAGACTGGAGCATGTTACCGTTTATACACCCGGGGACCTTGCCCTGCAGGACAATTCCTACTCAACTCGACTAGTTGTGTGCCAATACCTTGCCGACAGGGACGACTGTATTTCCCTGAAGAGTCAACATGTTACAAAATTGGGACCAGAGGACCTTGCCCTCCTGGTcaaattgtattatttgaaaatgctGTACGGCCATCTGTAGATGGAGTCTCATACAGAGGAATGTGTGGGTGCTCAGGGCCGATTGAAGACTCAAAACAGAATCTGTGCCATAAGACATATGAAGAAAGTGAAGTTCTGGAGAAGCAGTGTGATTCAAAAGCAGGTATGGTGAAGTGGAATGAAACTTGTTACCCTCTCTATACAAAGGGACCATGTTCAACAGGTCAGTGGTTAGTGCCATTACGAGAAGGTAAACAGTGGTATGAACAAGTTCCACGGAAAAAGCAACTGAGGGCAACGTGTGAGTGTAGACCTGGATATAAGCCCACTAAGACAATAGTGAGAGGAGATATAAAAACAGGAAGTGCTATTTATATCGAACAGTGTCAGTCACCTTCTGTCATGATTGCTCGCTTTCTTAACCAGAATTATTATCCTCAGCACTGA